A DNA window from Shewanella baltica contains the following coding sequences:
- a CDS encoding 2OG-Fe(II) oxygenase family protein produces the protein MFEFNFERDMALLREEYARDAKINIQQVWKNDTAAIIAKTLASEVMFDNAMFVENKPMRVSDQQIRQLPVSTQKDLQQKILQNASNGIGFLYGSHLVGGLDGKASPELLTSLHRFINRPEMFNFIQAITGIEGICYASLHASRYIQGNFLTRHNDVVESEGRKVAFVFGFTPEWHPDWGGLLQFFTPQGVLTDTWVPTFNNLALFDVHHPHSVSYVAPFARHSRFSVTGWFRTIGPQ, from the coding sequence ATGTTTGAGTTTAATTTTGAGCGGGATATGGCTTTATTACGTGAAGAATATGCCAGAGACGCAAAAATCAACATTCAACAAGTTTGGAAGAATGATACTGCTGCAATAATTGCCAAAACACTCGCGAGTGAAGTGATGTTTGATAACGCAATGTTTGTTGAAAATAAGCCGATGAGAGTTTCAGATCAACAAATACGCCAATTGCCTGTCTCCACCCAAAAGGATTTACAGCAAAAAATATTACAAAATGCTTCAAATGGTATTGGGTTTCTATATGGTAGTCATCTAGTCGGTGGCCTTGACGGAAAAGCATCGCCTGAGTTACTTACTTCGTTACATCGTTTTATTAACCGCCCTGAAATGTTTAACTTTATCCAAGCGATTACTGGTATTGAAGGTATTTGCTATGCCTCACTACATGCCAGTCGCTATATACAGGGAAATTTCTTAACGAGACATAATGATGTAGTGGAAAGCGAAGGACGTAAAGTCGCTTTTGTTTTTGGTTTTACACCAGAGTGGCATCCTGATTGGGGAGGTTTACTGCAATTTTTTACACCTCAAGGAGTTCTTACTGACACTTGGGTTCCCACTTTTAATAATTTGGCATTATTTGACGTGCACCATCCACATTCAGTTTCTTATGTTGCGCCTTTTGCGAGGCATTCAAGATTTTCAGTCACGGGATGGTTTCGTACTATAGGGCCTCAATAA
- a CDS encoding phosphoadenylyl-sulfate reductase, protein MVDHQQENSDTVPTVVSTAELTALLSAPKAEQTIELERINQFLAGLSAQERVLWGLTYLPGNHALSSSFGIQAAVMLYMVSQAQANIPVILTDTGYLFPETYQFIDELTQRLSLNVKVYQAPMTAAWQEARFGKLWEQGLDGLEQYNRLNKVEPMQRALAELDVGTWFAGLRRSQATTREALPILAIHGTRFKLLPIIEWSNKDVHLYLTQFDLPYHPLWDQGYVSVGDTHSSKPLELGMTEEETRFNGLKRECGLHYDI, encoded by the coding sequence GGTCAGCACGGCCGAGTTAACGGCGCTATTGAGTGCGCCCAAGGCCGAGCAAACGATAGAGCTTGAGCGCATAAATCAGTTCTTAGCCGGATTGAGCGCACAAGAGCGAGTGTTATGGGGCTTAACTTATTTGCCCGGTAATCATGCGCTGTCGTCAAGTTTTGGTATTCAAGCCGCAGTGATGCTGTATATGGTGAGCCAGGCACAGGCGAATATTCCGGTTATCCTCACGGATACAGGGTATTTGTTCCCTGAAACCTATCAGTTTATCGATGAGCTGACACAGCGTTTATCACTGAATGTAAAAGTATATCAAGCGCCGATGACAGCCGCATGGCAAGAGGCACGCTTTGGTAAGTTGTGGGAACAAGGGTTAGACGGGTTAGAGCAATACAACCGTTTAAACAAAGTTGAGCCTATGCAACGCGCCTTAGCCGAGCTTGACGTTGGTACTTGGTTTGCAGGGCTGAGACGTAGCCAAGCCACCACCCGTGAGGCGCTGCCGATACTGGCGATTCATGGCACTCGCTTTAAGTTACTGCCGATTATCGAGTGGTCGAATAAAGATGTGCACCTATATTTGACTCAATTTGACTTGCCGTACCACCCACTTTGGGACCAAGGCTATGTTTCTGTTGGTGATACCCATTCGAGTAAACCACTTGAATTAGGCATGACAGAGGAAGAAACTCGCTTTAATGGGCTGAAACGTGAGTGTGGTCTGCATTACGATATCTAG
- a CDS encoding phospholipase A — protein MKRLYSGIAMAGLLACTSINAEESLVEGRVKDELATAELPFVITPHKVNYILPATYSPDPNMAPFAEDALINPYTLDEFEAKFQISFKFPIWYNVFGDNGHLFFAYTNQSYWQVYNKDTSSPFRETNHEPEVFMLFNNDWKIGSVTNSFWGVGAVHQSNGKSGPLSRSWNRLYATMIFDAGPLAFSTKVWWRIPEDEKTDPHQARGDDNPNIDDYIGRAEFIGVYGIDEHRFTLTLKTNLEDIDRGSAELTWSYPIVGNLRLYTQYFNGYGESLIDYNYHNQRIGIGISLNDIL, from the coding sequence ATGAAACGACTTTATTCAGGTATTGCAATGGCTGGGCTATTAGCTTGTACGAGTATAAATGCCGAAGAATCATTAGTAGAAGGAAGAGTCAAAGATGAACTTGCCACGGCAGAACTGCCTTTTGTGATTACACCCCATAAAGTGAATTACATTTTACCTGCGACCTATAGCCCAGATCCCAACATGGCACCGTTCGCTGAAGATGCCCTCATCAATCCCTACACTTTGGATGAGTTCGAGGCTAAGTTTCAAATCAGTTTTAAATTCCCTATTTGGTACAATGTCTTTGGTGATAATGGTCATTTATTCTTTGCCTATACCAATCAATCCTATTGGCAGGTTTATAACAAAGACACCTCATCTCCGTTCCGTGAGACCAATCACGAGCCTGAAGTCTTTATGCTGTTTAATAACGATTGGAAAATCGGCAGTGTGACCAATTCCTTTTGGGGCGTTGGTGCTGTGCATCAATCGAATGGTAAATCAGGACCGCTTTCTCGCAGCTGGAATCGACTCTATGCCACTATGATTTTTGATGCCGGTCCACTCGCCTTCTCAACTAAAGTCTGGTGGCGTATTCCTGAGGATGAAAAAACAGATCCACATCAAGCCCGCGGTGACGATAATCCCAATATTGATGACTACATAGGAAGAGCTGAGTTTATTGGTGTCTATGGTATCGATGAACATAGATTCACCTTAACCCTTAAAACAAACCTAGAAGATATCGACAGAGGCTCAGCAGAACTGACGTGGAGTTATCCTATCGTCGGTAACTTACGCCTTTACACTCAATACTTTAATGGCTATGGCGAGAGCCTAATCGATTACAACTATCACAACCAACGTATTGGTATCGGGATTTCGCTCAACGATATTCTGTAG
- the cobA gene encoding uroporphyrinogen-III C-methyltransferase yields MEILSLPGQAAKGKVWLVGAGPGDVELLTLKAWRILKTADAVLYDALVSQDILDLIPKDAEKIAVGKRAGKHSAAQDEINQLLVTKAYTRKNVVRLKGGDPFIFGRGGEELQTLVEAGVEFEVVPGITAASGTSAYAGIPLTHRDHAQGVTFITGHCQLESRPMDWQGYANPNNTLVVYMGILNAGIIRQGLVDAGRSPDTPVAIVSKATTKEQRRFIGRLGELEQLAADPELQMPALMIIGEVVALSDTLHWFNPEAVESSHASDEQTQSVRVSAAASIS; encoded by the coding sequence ATGGAAATTTTATCTTTACCGGGCCAAGCGGCCAAAGGCAAAGTCTGGCTGGTGGGTGCAGGTCCTGGTGACGTTGAGTTATTGACGTTAAAGGCATGGCGCATCCTTAAAACCGCAGATGCTGTGCTATACGACGCTTTAGTCAGTCAAGATATCCTCGATCTTATTCCAAAAGACGCTGAAAAGATTGCCGTAGGTAAACGTGCGGGTAAGCATAGCGCCGCACAGGACGAGATTAATCAGTTACTCGTTACTAAAGCCTACACCCGTAAAAATGTGGTGCGTCTTAAGGGCGGCGATCCTTTTATTTTCGGTCGCGGTGGCGAAGAGTTACAAACCTTAGTCGAAGCGGGGGTTGAGTTTGAAGTCGTCCCCGGCATCACCGCCGCCAGCGGCACATCGGCCTATGCGGGAATTCCCCTGACCCACAGAGACCATGCCCAAGGTGTCACTTTTATCACTGGCCATTGTCAGTTAGAGAGTCGCCCTATGGACTGGCAAGGTTATGCAAATCCTAACAATACCTTAGTCGTGTATATGGGGATTCTTAACGCCGGCATTATTCGCCAAGGTTTAGTCGATGCGGGCCGAAGCCCTGACACTCCCGTTGCGATAGTGTCAAAGGCGACCACTAAAGAACAACGTCGTTTTATCGGCCGTTTAGGTGAGCTCGAACAGCTTGCCGCCGATCCTGAATTACAAATGCCAGCCTTGATGATCATAGGTGAAGTGGTTGCGCTGAGTGACACTTTGCATTGGTTCAACCCTGAAGCGGTTGAATCGAGTCATGCCAGTGATGAGCAGACTCAATCGGTTAGAGTCTCGGCCGCCGCGTCGATAAGCTAA
- a CDS encoding S41 family peptidase has product MSFSYRSIVMLLSVIIFASLLKLAFFAVPKDNTAPMLNAQEVRQDLYALLDQIEQHSAFYALTPDKASPQLKYMASLIVEQYQDMTPNDRFAAEITKLLNSLKDPGAQVHDFDDQSGDLPLTLRPLNDQWLALDSSNSPINNDFPFVTHIDGLPMSKWVAASQAYLSEPAKQSQEMQLPWLKKLNLLREDLGLSIKPYVLVTLINDDLQNQQVTLALPSHEPQAQLAASNQEDKTQDMSVLEFINQLSQFERSEFQDVPYQLETVNNTTVKLKISDLYAFELNRDLQQELLKGMTHPLLIIDLRDASGFSPKLLTLLSRYQDADLNNTLAPNVMGFAHYRRSPELRNDYLQPLNFKPLAALEYSVPRLKSLTRNLPSVDEDKFSPWYIRTKPAVTPEGRNRLALLVSPKCRQECEWIAYRTKSWSRANLIGEKTSGDFARQYHFKLPNSGLDIRFSSSLTYDAQGKLLSGAGTEPDIWLPQNSDIQWQGLVSLVRSAKPKTQLIQTSQPTKLAQAKLN; this is encoded by the coding sequence ATGAGTTTTAGCTACCGCAGCATAGTCATGCTACTCAGTGTCATTATTTTCGCGAGCTTACTTAAGCTCGCGTTTTTCGCTGTGCCAAAAGATAACACTGCACCTATGCTTAATGCGCAAGAGGTACGCCAAGATCTCTATGCCTTATTAGATCAAATCGAGCAACACTCAGCGTTTTATGCGTTAACGCCCGATAAAGCCAGTCCGCAACTCAAATATATGGCGAGCCTGATTGTCGAGCAGTATCAAGATATGACTCCCAATGACCGCTTTGCCGCTGAAATCACTAAACTGCTCAATAGCCTCAAAGATCCCGGCGCTCAAGTGCATGACTTCGATGATCAAAGTGGCGATCTCCCGTTAACCTTACGACCACTTAACGACCAGTGGTTAGCTTTGGATAGCAGTAATAGTCCAATCAACAACGACTTTCCCTTTGTGACTCATATCGACGGTTTACCTATGAGTAAATGGGTAGCAGCCAGCCAAGCCTATTTATCTGAACCTGCAAAACAGAGCCAAGAAATGCAGTTACCTTGGCTGAAAAAACTGAACCTGCTGCGTGAAGACTTAGGGCTCAGCATCAAGCCCTATGTGCTCGTTACGCTGATTAATGATGATCTGCAAAACCAGCAGGTGACTCTCGCCCTGCCAAGCCACGAACCGCAGGCGCAATTAGCGGCAAGTAATCAAGAAGATAAGACACAAGATATGAGTGTTTTAGAATTCATTAATCAGTTGTCTCAGTTTGAGCGCTCCGAATTTCAAGACGTTCCATATCAATTAGAGACGGTTAACAATACTACGGTCAAACTGAAAATCAGTGATCTGTACGCCTTTGAATTAAATAGAGATCTACAGCAAGAACTGCTCAAGGGCATGACGCATCCCCTACTGATCATTGACTTACGTGATGCTAGTGGTTTTAGCCCAAAGTTATTGACCCTATTATCGCGATATCAAGATGCTGATTTAAATAACACTTTAGCGCCGAACGTGATGGGATTTGCACACTATCGCCGCTCACCGGAACTGAGAAATGACTATCTGCAGCCACTCAACTTTAAGCCTTTAGCTGCGCTCGAATACAGTGTGCCTCGACTAAAATCCCTCACCCGCAACTTACCCTCAGTCGATGAAGATAAATTCAGCCCTTGGTATATTCGCACTAAACCTGCGGTGACTCCTGAAGGGCGAAATCGCTTAGCGCTGCTCGTGAGTCCCAAATGCCGCCAAGAATGTGAGTGGATTGCCTATCGCACTAAATCTTGGTCTAGGGCGAATTTAATTGGTGAAAAAACCTCGGGCGATTTTGCACGTCAGTACCATTTCAAACTGCCAAACAGTGGGTTAGACATAAGATTCAGTAGTTCGTTAACCTATGACGCCCAGGGAAAACTCTTGTCAGGTGCTGGGACTGAGCCCGATATTTGGCTCCCCCAAAACAGTGATATTCAATGGCAAGGACTGGTGAGTTTAGTACGTTCCGCTAAGCCAAAAACTCAGCTCATTCAAACATCACAACCCACTAAGTTGGCTCAAGCTAAGCTGAATTAA
- the mtgA gene encoding monofunctional biosynthetic peptidoglycan transglycosylase: MTAPLYAMRDHVRRPSANKSSSPAPQRRKRGFRRLLSWLFKGLVWALICSILLVILLRFVNPPMWTWRIERALFPPAPMGEVMHQWRDLAHISPELQLAVIAAEDQRFAEHTGFDLAAISSALKYNQKGTKVRGASTLSQQAAKNLFMWSSRSFFRKGLEAWFTLMMELTWDKSRILEVYLNIVEFGPGIYGAEAASKHYFGKSAAKLTQYEASLLAAILPNPWRYKVSPPSSYVQQRSAWIRKQMRQLGDVTLKKVHEAG; this comes from the coding sequence ATGACGGCTCCTTTATATGCGATGCGAGATCATGTCAGGCGTCCTAGTGCCAATAAGTCGAGTAGTCCTGCTCCTCAGAGGCGTAAGCGTGGCTTTCGTCGTTTATTGTCTTGGCTATTCAAGGGATTAGTATGGGCATTAATTTGCTCAATCTTATTGGTTATTCTACTCAGATTCGTTAATCCACCCATGTGGACCTGGCGGATTGAGCGCGCCTTATTTCCACCTGCACCTATGGGGGAAGTCATGCATCAGTGGCGCGATTTAGCGCACATTTCTCCTGAGTTACAATTGGCGGTGATCGCCGCAGAAGATCAACGTTTTGCCGAGCATACGGGATTCGATTTAGCCGCGATAAGTTCGGCGCTGAAATACAATCAGAAAGGCACTAAAGTTCGCGGAGCCAGTACCTTAAGTCAGCAGGCGGCGAAAAACCTGTTTATGTGGTCTAGCCGCAGTTTCTTTCGTAAGGGACTAGAAGCTTGGTTTACCTTAATGATGGAACTGACTTGGGATAAGTCGCGCATCCTTGAAGTGTATTTAAATATCGTTGAATTTGGCCCAGGTATTTATGGCGCCGAAGCGGCATCAAAGCATTATTTTGGAAAGTCTGCGGCAAAACTAACCCAATATGAGGCTTCATTACTCGCAGCTATCTTACCCAATCCTTGGCGTTATAAAGTGTCACCTCCGTCGTCCTATGTGCAGCAGCGTTCCGCTTGGATCCGCAAACAAATGCGCCAGTTAGGTGACGTCACGCTTAAAAAAGTCCACGAAGCGGGATGA